The DNA sequence TCGCGCAACCGCAACCGATCAAGATTTTATGATATAATTCATAAATATGGAAATCCTTGCTATTTTTCTATCAGTTATCACCTTATTTGCGGTCGGTTTTATACTAATAAAACTCAATTCTCCGAAAGTTGAACAGCCGCAAAACGAAAAATCCTTGGACCTTTTGCACAAGCAGCTGGAAGAGATGCGAGGCTCCATCACAAAATTATATTCCGACAACCAAAATATCCTCCAAAAGGTAAACACCGATCTTACACAAACGCTTCAAAATGTCGACAAAAACGTAAACACGCGCCTCGATAACGCCGCAAAAGTAATAAATGACGTGAACCGCAAGCTAGGCGAGGTACATGAAACGACAAAACAAGTCCAGGAATTAAGCAAGGATATTTCATCGCTTCAAGAGATACTGCGAGCCCCCAAAATAAGGGGCGGCATGGGCGAATTGTTCCTAAGCGATCTTCTAAGCCAAGTTCTCCCGCCTTCCAGATATCAACTGCAATACAAATTCAAAAGCCGAGAAGCGGTCGACGCTGTTATTATGCTAAAAGACCTGCTGATCCCGATCGATTCAAAGTTCCCGTTAGAAAACTTCAAAAAAATAGTTGAGTCGCAAAATGATGCCGATAAATTATCGGCAAAAAAACAATTTGTCCGCGATGTTAAAAAACACGTAGATGCAATACATGGCAAATACATCCTGCCCGACGAAGGGACATCCGACTTTGCATTGATGTATATACCGGCCGAGAATGTTTACTATGAAATTATCGTTAAGGA is a window from the Candidatus Saganbacteria bacterium genome containing:
- the rmuC gene encoding DNA recombination protein RmuC, encoding MEILAIFLSVITLFAVGFILIKLNSPKVEQPQNEKSLDLLHKQLEEMRGSITKLYSDNQNILQKVNTDLTQTLQNVDKNVNTRLDNAAKVINDVNRKLGEVHETTKQVQELSKDISSLQEILRAPKIRGGMGELFLSDLLSQVLPPSRYQLQYKFKSREAVDAVIMLKDLLIPIDSKFPLENFKKIVESQNDADKLSAKKQFVRDVKKHVDAIHGKYILPDEGTSDFALMYIPAENVYYEIIVKDENLDDEKSLFKYAMENKIFPVSPNSFYGYLQTILFGLRGMQIEERAQEILQNISQLEGDFARITDDFVKMGTHLKNLSVSYESTEKRIGKFETKLSSLEDKQEPRAVPTGRQGLLAD